Part of the Desulfatiglans anilini DSM 4660 genome is shown below.
CGCGGAAAGAGAGCACCTCCACCGTGTCGTTGCGGACGAGGATGTGGAGGAGGGGATTACCCCAGAAATGCGTCATCTCGATCTTGATGGTGAGGGGCTGCAGACGGCCTGCCATGAGGAGACTGACCTTGGAAGCGGACCCGTTTTCCCCGACGGTCAAGGTGCCCGCGCAGACTGCGGATGAGACCAGTCCCTTTTGATGCTCGAGGCCGGCGACGAGCGATGTGACCATCGGCGGGGCGTAGGGGGATTGAAGGGGTTCGACCGGCGGTCGCGTGCAGCTCGAGGCCAGGCAGAGGGCCAACATCACCGCCGGGAGATGCCCGATCCTCCGGTATCCGATGAACCTCCTCAATTTTATCTTCCTATCAGGGCCTTGGTCTGAAGGATCTTCTCTTCGAGACTCGGCCTGTCCGAGGGCCCCAGGGAAAGAGCCTTTTCATAACTTTTCAGGGCCTCGTCAAAAAGCCGTTCGCGGAAATAGGCGTCCCCGAGGTGTTCATGGATCGTCGGGTCATTGGGTTCCAGTTCCGCGGCCCTCTGAAGGTATTGGATCGCCGCCTGGTAGAGGCCTTTTTGGAAGTAGACCCAGCCCAGGCTGTCCATGATATAGCCGCTTTCGGGTTTGATCTCGAGCGCCCTTTCAATCAATTCCAGCGCCTCATCGAGCCGGATTCCCTGTTCGGCATAGGTGTAGCCGATGTAGTTGAGTGCGTCGGCATGCTCGGGGTCGATGCGCAGGATCCGCTGCATTTCTTCGAGGCAGGCGGTTTTGTCCCCCTGTTTGTCGAGCAGGACGCCGAGCCGGTAAATCAGATCGATGTGCTCCGGATCTCGGTCGAGGCCCTGGCGTACCGCCTGCTCCGCTTCCTGCACCTGCCCTGCCTTTTCGAGCATGGTGCTCAACATGATGTACAGCTCGGGCTGCGGTGAATAGCGCAAGGCATCCCGGAGCAGATCGGCGGCCTTCAGGTATTCCCCTCCGTTTTCCATCATGAAGGCCATATGCAGGCGAGCATTGGTGTAATAGGTCGATTGGGGTTTGATCCTGGCGAAATATTTTGCAGCCTCCTCAAAATCACCCTTCTCTTCGTATGCGGTCGCGAGGTAATAGGCCGTCTTTTCATCGTCGGGCCAGGCCATAAGGATCATTTTGAGCTCTTCGATCGATTCGTCCAGCCTCCCCTGTTTCAAGTAGATCAAACCGAGGGATTGGCGTCCGAGTTCACCGGGTTCGGAGTGGGCCTTGATCTGCTCCAACTGCTGTTCGGCCTTTTCGTTGAGTCCGAGCTTGAAATAGAGGTTCGCCAGCCGTTCGCGTGCGGCGCTGTTTTCGGGATAGGCCGACAGCAGCGTTTCGTACATGGAAACCGCCTGGACATCGCGCCCGGTCATCTGGTAGAGCGTCCCCAGGTCGAACAGGGCGGGCTCGAAGAACTCGTTGAACTGCAAGGCGTTCTGGAAGGACTCCTCGGCTTCCTGGAACTCCTCCATTTCGAGATAGACCCGCCCCTTATAATAATGGGCGAGGGTGAGACCCGGTTTTTCAGTGAGAATCAGATCGAGATGTTCCAGGGCCCTGGAATAGTTGCCCGTGCGGATGAAAAGGGTTGCGAGCAGAAAACGCACCCTCTGATCCCCCGGATCGACCCGCAGCACGCTTTCATAAGCCTGTGCCGCCTGTTTCTCGTCCCCCAGCATTCTGTGCAGGTCCCCAAGCAGGATCAAGGGCTCCGTCTGGCTCGGGTCGTCTACCAAGGTCTTCCGGGCATAGGGCAGGGCCTCCTGCGGGCGATTCATCTCTTTGAGCAGGAGGGCCATTTTCATGTTCAGATACACGGAGTCCGGATCATGTTTCAGAGCCTCCGCAATGTAACGGGCCGCCTGGTCATACCGGCCGGCGGCCTCGGCGAGGGCGGCCATGGCAAATGAGGAGTACGCCTCCCTCAATGGGTCTGAGCCTTTTCTCCGGAGCACAGGATCGCCCGCACCGGGATATTTGGAGACGGGATCCGGCGATGGTTCGGGCGCCGTCTTTTCGGGAGCCGCAGGAACGGCCTCGGTCCGGGCAGGGACGGCTTGGGTCGGCACTGTCTCGCATCCGCCCAGGAGGGTCAGGGCGAGGGCCAGAAAGAGCGCCGCACCGGGAAAAGGTCGGCCGAGCCGGCGGCCGGGTTGCGCAGCGGGTTTCAGTGGATGCATCATCTCTTCT
Proteins encoded:
- a CDS encoding tetratricopeptide repeat protein, with translation MHYHLDFPSNARARPTPCRKGRSGAGPLLQLGKTLSRLIVDQEEMMHPLKPAAQPGRRLGRPFPGAALFLALALTLLGGCETVPTQAVPARTEAVPAAPEKTAPEPSPDPVSKYPGAGDPVLRRKGSDPLREAYSSFAMAALAEAAGRYDQAARYIAEALKHDPDSVYLNMKMALLLKEMNRPQEALPYARKTLVDDPSQTEPLILLGDLHRMLGDEKQAAQAYESVLRVDPGDQRVRFLLATLFIRTGNYSRALEHLDLILTEKPGLTLAHYYKGRVYLEMEEFQEAEESFQNALQFNEFFEPALFDLGTLYQMTGRDVQAVSMYETLLSAYPENSAARERLANLYFKLGLNEKAEQQLEQIKAHSEPGELGRQSLGLIYLKQGRLDESIEELKMILMAWPDDEKTAYYLATAYEEKGDFEEAAKYFARIKPQSTYYTNARLHMAFMMENGGEYLKAADLLRDALRYSPQPELYIMLSTMLEKAGQVQEAEQAVRQGLDRDPEHIDLIYRLGVLLDKQGDKTACLEEMQRILRIDPEHADALNYIGYTYAEQGIRLDEALELIERALEIKPESGYIMDSLGWVYFQKGLYQAAIQYLQRAAELEPNDPTIHEHLGDAYFRERLFDEALKSYEKALSLGPSDRPSLEEKILQTKALIGR